TCTCACTACTGTTGTGTTTTATACCATTTCTTGAAATATGCACCAAATGAATTAAAGTATTAGACTTTTTGTTCATTCAATTTCAGTACTTTTGGCAATTGGACATCTCTTTGTTGAAGCTGTAAAGCATAATTAGAGTGGAAAAGGAGAAGGTTCATGGCACCAAGATCAGGCAGGGGAAAGGGAAACAAAGCTAAGACagacaagaagaagaaagaagagaaaggttcaatacatatctcatatatatttttatttttatttttcaaattcctAGGAAACCCGCTGCCGTACTGTAGTATAAGTGTACGATGAGCTTTGACTGAGGAAGTTGCCGGGAGGGGAATCAATAAGAGAATTCCCATTAGAAAACCATTCACCCAACCAATATATATATTTCTTAGTATagttaacttttttttaaaaaaaaaaaattcatttaacTTTGCTCTTtacattttcctttttgttttcttacaGTGATTCCCAGTATTCTTGACATAAGTATCGTCACTCCCTATGAAACTGAAGTTGTTCTCAAGGTATTTATGATTTATGATTCATTTAATttacaacaaaaattcaaataaacACTGGCATTTGTCACTTATATGGAGTTGACAATAACTAATTGGCTGATTAATTGGAATCATTTTTATTTGTTGAAGGGCATCTCAACGGACAAGATACTGGATGTGAGAAAGCTATTAGCTGCCAATGTTGAAACATGTCATTTCACAAACTATTCTTTGTCTCATGAGGTGAGTTTATTTTAATTGCATTAAATTACAAATTGACTATTTCTCTTtctctttgtatttttatttttttttggaagttAGCCAGTTGGTTAatctttgttttgttctttttaaaAATCTTTATATTAAAAACAAGAAAGTGTAATTAATTTGGAAAAGTGATGGTGGTTTTAATAGGTGAAGGGACCAAAACTAAATGACAAGTTAGATGTTGCGATTCTGAAGCCATGTTTGCTGAGGATGGTTGAAGGTTGGTGTGTTTTAAATTTCTGTGTATATAGGTTCAcgtgttgggttttattattttaatgaaAAAAGTATTAAAATGGAGTTTGGACTTTTGTattctagaaaaataaaaaataaaaaaccctCAAATTTGACGCTATATTTTCAGCCTCCAGGCATGTTTAGGGAATTCCAATGTTGCATGGCTTCAACTTTTTTTGTGCAAGACAAAATTAAATTAGTAAATAAATATTGTTCTCACTTGAAATTTGAGAGAGCAGCAGATTCCATTGAGATATACTTTTCCTGTTACGTAGTATATTTGTTATTATCATTTGTCCTACTTAGAAGAATGATTAAATTAGAGCCCACCAACAGAGGCGGCGCTAAGATTTCAAATTTATGGGCTCGAAATTTTAATCGTTTTAAGTTACtaaattctaaattaataatttatatgtATCCGATAAATTTCTTAAAACTAATATAGAGTGCAAACTAAAGTTACTAGGTTCAATCGAACCCGCTCTCAGCACTCTAGTTCCGGCCCACAACCCTATTTGCTGAAGGCAAGAGGTGTAGATAGGTTATGGTTAAACCAATGGCGTATATTCCAATAAAAAGTACATAGGTGTTAACAGGTCACATAATTGAAAAAATGAATTTCAGAATTACTATCAACTTCAAGCTAAAAACTTCACCTACTCCTCACCATTAATAATAATATCTATATATATTAATTGCTGTTGTACTACTTGTGATTTTCTGTCGAACAGTACCGTCTGAGCAAAATCAGGAAATCTCAACCGAGTATTCACAGTAATCAGTATCATACATTTAATCAACTACTCCATCTGTGTCCGTGCAAAATGTTTGAGCTTATAACATAGGGTGTAAAGGAAAAGTAAttaattatttgctaaattaaataatttaacatAAGAGTCATCAAATACGTCAAATACATTTCATTTAATTTAATTATGTAACAAAGTTTATTGGCCAAGTACTGTCGTTTTTGTAACCGCTTTTCTTCAATTGGgagtttatgaaaaataatatttttatctcacACTACGTAAAGGTAAGATTTGCGTACACTTCTATCTTTTCTATCCCACTTGAGATATCTTACTGGGTATGTACATAAAACTGAATATTACtactctttttgttttcttctatgaAATCTCATTTTTTTTGTTGGTAAAAATAGAATAGGGAAGTCACACATGCAGCCAAACATCAAATAATCCAAAAAAAGTTTTATGCTTTGAGCATTGCCCGAAATTCCTAATTTATTAACAAAAATGCCACTGACTTCTCAGAGGACTACACGGAGGAGTCTCAGGCCGTGGATCATGTCCGGAGGTTACTCGACATCGTCGCGTGCACCACACGCTTCGCCAAGGCCAAGGCTGGAAAATCCACCACTCCCTCCGCCGCCGGCGCTGGTACGGAATCTCGGGCCAAGAAGCACAAGGCGCAGCGAAATGCTTCAAGCCGTCCAGCCTCGCCGTCTGATGGAGTGCCACCTTTATCGCCGTCAGCCTCGGCGGCGCAGGAAGAGAATGAAATGGTGGCGATTCATCCAATTCCTAAGCTCTCTGATTTCTACGAGTTCTTCTCTTTGTCTAACCTCTCTCCGCCTATACTAAGTACGGTTTACTTCTCCCTTTCGATATTCTTCTCACTTCAATCTGGAACTTCTAGAATATTATCGTGCATTTCTTCTAAATGCGCTATTTCAGGTTTGAAAAGAGGTGATTGTAACGATGCTAAAACAAGGCGAGATGGCGACTATTTCGAATTACAGGtaccttattttctttcttttcttctggtTTTGCATTTGTTCGGATTTTGACGATGCCAAAACTCTCTGCAGATTAAGATATGCAATGGGAAGACATTACAAGTGGTTGCAGCAGCAAAAGGTTTCTACACGTTGGGGAAGCCACTTATGCGAAGCCATTGCTTGGTTGATCTTCTGCAACAGCTCAGCCAAGCTTTTGCTAATGCAAGTACCTTCATAGCCTTACTATGCGTTGCTTACATCACTCGTATAATTTGCATTTTTCTTGTGCATCGAGTTCTCTTTTCACTAATGAAATTATATCGTCCTAATTATCAATCGCATTTGCCATTTACACGTGATTCATCAATGGTATCTAACGGGCGGGACACCACTGCCATTAGGTCAGACACCAGTTTGATTGAAAATGATAGCATGTTGGGACATATATAAGAAAGAGGATATAAGAACAATTGCATTCATCTTTTTATCAGCTTGATTAATCAGTCTAACAGTATTAACTCAGAAAATTGATATCACTTGCTATTTCACTAAATTGCTTTGAATTTGTGATGTCTCTTCTGTTAGCGTACATTAATCTTTTTTTGAATAAAAGATTGGTTTTTCTTTGCAGGCATATGAATCCTTGATGAAGGCCTTTACAGAACATAACAAGGTGACATCTTGTTTATTGTGAATAAGCTTCAAGGGTAAATGAAGTGGTATTTAACTGTGTGTGCATATTTTCTTCTATGTTACTTGTTATCAGTTTGGTAATCTTCCATATGGTTTCCGCGCCAACACATGGCTTGTCCCTCCATCTGTCGTTGATTCTGCGTCAAACTTCATTCCCCTTCCAGTGGAAGATGAGAGTTGGGGTGGCAACGGCGGAGGTCAGGGAAGGAACGGAGAGCATGATCATAGATCATGGGCTACAGATTTTGCAGTACTGGCAAACCTTCCTTGCAAGACTGAAGAGGAGAGGGTGGTTCGAGACCGAAAGGCTTTTTTGCTTCATAATCTTTTCCTTGACGTCTCTATTTTTAAAGCTGTCTCAGCCATATACAAAGTCATGGATTCTACTTCTAGGGGTACCTCAAATTGTGCTTTGGGTTCAGTACTCTCTGAGGACTGCATTGGTGATTTGTCTATTACAGTTAAGAGAGATTTCGGGGATGCTAGCCTGAAAGAAGCCAAAGTTATCGGCAGTAGAGATTTTAATGAATCTGCTGAGGATGTCGCTCAAAGAAACTTAGTTAAAGGGGTAACTGCCGATGAAAGTGTTGTCATACATGTAAGTTTCAAGCTGCTTTATGAGAGATTTGGAAAACCCTTATATAGTTGTAGTATGATTTCCCTTTCCTCCTTTCTCCTTTATTTATAGGGACATGGTCCACCCAGGGGGAAGTGGGTATAATTAGGCATTGCATTATTTATTTCAGAACATACTCTTTTCACCTCCTGgacaccccccccccctctttttcCCTGCTGTTTTCATGATGTTATTTATGAGCTGGGTAACATCTATAACTTCCAACTCTTCTCTTTCAAGCACCCTCTTATTTTACTTTTGTGGTTTCATATGATGTGCATAGGATTGATGTAAAAGTTGTCTATCAACTCTCCTATCCTGGGGATCAATAATCATGGTAGCCCAGTTGGTTGGCTGCCCGAAGGTCCTGAACTTCTACCTTGTTGGTGGGGTTGGATTTCCCATCTTATAAGCCCCTTCCCCttcccctttccctttccctatgtataaattttgttattttttccacacaaaaaaaaaaggaaaaagaagaaactgTCCTATCTTTTCGCTGTCACCAATTATTTCAATTCAGGAAATTGAAAGGATATGTTTAATTGGACAGGATACATCCTCATTGAGCATGGTGTCAGTGCGACATTGTGGTTACACTGCAATTGTGAAAGTTGTTGGTGACATTAAGGTGGATAAGAGTCTGCCTCAGGATATCAAAATCGATGACCAACCAGATGGGGGAGCCAATGCACTCAACATCAACAGGTTTGAGAAAAAGCAATAAACCTATATGAACTTTTATATGGCGGGTGATTGGAAGACTAAGAATTTTTACCATTAAGAATGTATTTAAGTATAGGATCATTAATTTATCATGTTACCACAGTCAAGCAGTTATACATgtatcctttttttttctttctttattttattaaCTTTTCGTGCTTTTATGAAGAGGACAATTCATATAGTTGGGAACCAACACCATGTTAAGAGTTTGATTGGAAATGACAAGTTACATGGgtaataatatcaaaattcaaaattgagtTTGTGAAAGATAAGTCACATTGGCCAATTGATGTCAATGTTTAAATCTAACGGTTTTTTTTTCTTGAGGATTCACTCTTCTTTAGGACTATGTTAATGGTTTTCTTTGTGCTTGCTTCTAATTCTCTGTTTTAACCTTTTCCAGCTTACGCCTTCTGCTCAACAAGCCAATGACTGCTGGTTTTTCTGGAGGTGGTCAATTGCCCCAGTCTGATTTGGACGACCATGCAAATTCAATGTCTTTGGTCCATAAAATCATTAAGGATGGTTTGAGTAAGTTACAGGGAATGGATGATAAATCCAAAGGGTCCATCAGATGGGAACTTGGTTCTTGTTGGGTTCAGCATCTACAAAAGCAAGAAACACCATCAGAGGACACAGTTGGGAATGATGGTAAGGCTGAACCCACAGTTAAGGGACTTGGAAGACAGTTTAAAATGCTCAAAAAGAGGGAAACAAGACCAAGTAATGTAAGTTCCATGGATGACAATGAAGCAGATGATGTGACAGCCAGCACTCTGAACGCAGAAAGTGGCTCGACGGAACTTAGCAATGGCACACCAAAGTGTGAAACTGAATGGAGGAGATTTGTCTCGCAAGAAGCTTACCTTCGTTTTAAAGAAAGTGGAATGGATCTTCATCTGAAGGTATAATAGCACAGCTTTTATATGAAACATTCTTATGCTATAATGTGATGAAAAATTGATGTGCAAAGGGAGAGGAGAggagaagaaggaaaagagaaataGTGAATAAATAAGACTGTTTTCCTTGGCACATAATTATGCTAAAATGTGCACCTATTGTTCTTTCTCAAGTACTTTGCTAATTGCCGCAGAAGTGTTTAGTCATCTTCCCTTCAAACAATAGCCTTCATTATATGACCTCCGCACATCTTGTATCTTCTTACTTCAAATCGTTCATGATGTTACTTAAGAAGTTCTGACTCGGCCAGAATTCAAGATGTCATTGAATTCTCAAGCTAAGCTGTTCAATTGCCATCTTTTGAGTGAAAGGGAGAAAGAGTAATAGGAATAATTGTTGAGGAAATAGAAAGATCTTGTCAGTAGTCATTCTTTAATATTATCACTGACAgtacttataaaaaaaatattatcactCAGAGTTAACTGACAAATATTCTTCTTGTTACAGTCAGTGGATGAACTTGTCGAAATGGCACGCAAGTATTATGATGAAGTTGCTATCCCGAAGCTGGTAATGCTAAATATTGAATGTATTtcggtagtgaaatttttgaaaTACGTGAACAGAAAAACTAATCTCTAATTCTATTTAGGTTACAGACTTTGCATCGTTGGAACTTTCTCCAGTTGATGGACGCACCCTTACCGACTTCATGCATCTAAGGGGTTTACAAATGCGTTCTTTGGGTCGTGTGGTAAGATTGATTTGCTCATCTATCTCGAGCTGTCTTTGTTTGGCAGGAAATGAAAAATGTTGATGTCTTCTGATGAACCTGATTCATTGCATAATGTAGGTTGAACTTGCAGAGAAGCTTCCTCACATACAGTCGCTTTGTATTCATGAGATGGTTACTCGAGCTTTCAAGCATGTACTTAGAGCTGTCATTGCCTCCATTGACAATGTTGCCAACTTGTCAGCTGCTATAGCATCATCCTTAAATTTCTTGTTCGGGTCCTCTACCACAGAAGACAGTGATGAAAACCACATTCTCAAGATGCAATGGTTAAGggaatttctttttgaaagattCAGTTGGAGATTAAAAGATGAATTCCAACAGTTGAGGAAATTGTCGGTCCTCCGCGGACTTTGTCATAAGGTACTATAAGCGTGGCTGCATTTATTAAAGTTTACCATTCAAAGTAAATAACATTAGTTTTATGTCAGGTTGGACTAGAGTTGATTCCAAAAGATTATGATATGGAAAGCCCATATCCGTTCAGTAAAACTGATGTTATCAGCGTAGCGCCTTTGTGTAAAGTAAGCCTTTCTGCTTCTACCCGTTCCTTTTGAACTTCATGAAATGACTTGAAATGTGGCTTGATTTACTTATTATCTTCTTTTCAGCATGTTGGATGCTCTTCTGCTGATGGACGGACTTTACTAGAATCATCTAAGGTTGCCCTTGACAAAGGGAAGTTGGAAGATGCTGTAATGTATGGAACAAAGGTATGAATTATAAAATAACAGTATATGCAAACTCAGAAGTCTCTGAAGTCCATCCCTCAAAGCGCACAGATTTTTTTGACCTTATAGGACACAGATTTACTTTTGTTGCTTGTTTATTTGCTTGAAGGCCCTGGCAAAATTGATAGCTGTATGTGGCCCCTATCACCGTGCCACTGCAAGTGCATATAGCCTCCTGGCCGTTGTCCTTTATCACACTGGAGACTTCAATCAGGTAACATAAAGTTCGATGCTTGGCTTTGATGAATTAAGTGGCATGTAACATTAAAGTATGCTTTTTCCTCCTTATTTTCATATCTTGCTAGTTAATTATCTTATTCCAGAACTAAGTTCTTAAAAGTTAATCCAAGTATGTAGCTGATGAAAAGTTTTCAAGTTTAGCAAAGGTAGTTCAAGGAAGAATTATCAAATATTGATGTTTGACAGACGATTCCGGAAGTACTCCAAAACATCTGTGTTGTTTTTCCAATTGTGCGAGCTCCCACCGTCAGCTTTTTGGATTTCTCCAATTCATgaaattttttactttctttttgacCTTTCGTTCACTTGTGTATTCCGCTACAGACATCGCATTTGCATTTACTGACAAAAAAAACGAAATGCAGACTCCCCGGATATACAGATTGCAGAATATATGATTATAATCTGTCTGAatgattattattgttatttaggCAACAATCTATCAACAGAAGGCATTGGATATCAATGAGAGGGAGCTAGGACTTGACCATCCAGATACAATGAAAAGCTACGGGGATCTTTCGGTATTCTACTATCGTCTCCAGCACATTGAGTTGGCTCTAAAGTGAGTGAGAAAAGATCCTCTTTTCTAGTTGGTCATATTTTGAAACCAAGACTTTCATGTCTTGCTCAACCTTTTGATTCCAAATCTCTTAAACtataaaaattgtaattttagGATGCAGAAGATTTCTCCGTCTTGTCTCACTCATTCATTTTTCATTCTTGTTGAAGTCTTGACTGGTCTTACTATGTTTAGCTGTTCATTCATTTTGCTTATTTACTTTGATAATTGGAGCAAGTTCATAATTGATTTTCAGGTATGTCAACCGTGCCTTATTTCTTCTTCACTTTACATGTGGACTATCTCACCCAAACACAGCTGCTACATACATAAATGTGGCTATGATGGAAGAGGGCATGGGAAATGTGCATATTGCTCTTAGATATCTACACGAAGCCCTTAAGTGCAACCAAAGATTACTGGGAGTAGATCATATACAGGTTTTTCTCTCTCTCAGTTCTCATATTTGAACATCAGACATGTAAAGTCATTATCAGAATTTGTGCGTGCATGTGCATGTGATACTGATAATCATACTACGATATCCTTTTACTAGGTTAGGtgcttgtgaaaatattctttgcTTTTTGACACCTTTTAGCAGCTATAGTTTTGTTAACTCTGATGTTGCCTCGGACAGACTGCTGCCAGCTATCATGCCATCGCTATAGCTCTTTCTCTCATGGAAGCATATTCACTGAGTGTGCAACATGAGCAAACTACATTGCAGATTCTGCAAGCAAAATTAGGAGCAGAGGATCTCCGTACTCAGGTGTGTGCAAATTTAGCTACTGATTCCCTCTTTACTATGAGTTACTACTATGGCTCTATAGTGTATTTCACTTCTCAGTTTTTTCCGGAATTCTTCAACATGAGTTAGATGTTTGGGTTGGCCCATTGAATTTTTCCCCAGAGCTTGTTGATATCAagataaactatgtatttttctCTCAGAAAAAAAGtggaacttctttggaatggaaAGAATCCATCTACAAATTCTGAGCGGCAAAAAATAATGATGCTCCAgatagctctctctctctctctctctctctctcaattgtGGTGCTTTCTTTGTAAACGTATTCAGCAAATAACATACTTGCCTTATCTTTTTGTTACATTTGGCATTTCCCAGTAAGAATGAGGTCTTTTCTTAGTAGAAGATAATAAGCGACTTGACTCTTATTAAATCACCAATCTGTTGCTGCATTTTAAAGTTGGAGATTTACAtgtgcattatatatatgtaggaTGCTGCTGCATGGCTTGAATACTTTGAATCAAAAGCCCTAGAGCAGCAGGAAGCTGCAAGAACTGGAGCTCCAAGATTAGATGCAACCATTGCTAGCAAAGGTCACCTCAGGTATTGAAACTTTACCTTTGAATTGGTGTTACTCGGGCTTGAACTATATGCTTGCGTCTAAGGAACCAAAActcttactttctgatgtagcGTGTCAGATCTATTAGATTACATTAGTCCTGGCCAGGGTTCAACGACCATTGAAGCACAGAGGAAGCGACGTTCAAAGGTAGTTCATCACTCAGTATAGTAGTATATGCTCTTCTTACTTTTTAATTCACCGAAACTTCTTACATTGAGAGTAGTTCAGATGGAGCTGCAAACTTTTTCTGTACATTTAACTTAGAAGTTAGTCTTAATCCCAAAATCTCAACTGTAAGTTATTTAGGCATCAAAAAGTGAAATGATATTGGAGCTCGACTTAATGGGGAAAATCTAGTCCTGATACTTCAGCACATGATCCTTAACCTCATAATATAGGTGACTCTACGAACACAGATCCTGGGAAAACCTCCTTTTTGGGGAGGGAAGGGATAATTTTGGCTGTGGTCATTTTGAGTTACCGATTATCATTTCTTTCTCAAGCTGCCAATTAACGCTGTTACTCTTTCCTTCTTTATGGCCTCTTAGGTGTTGCCAGTAGATGATCAATCTCAAAAAGGACAGCATGATGGAAGAAGTAGCAACCCCTTGGATCATGATGTTACAGAAAATCCTGTGACTGTAGTAGAAGTTAACAAGAAAGAAGACAACTCAGAGAGGGTTGCTACTCAAGAACTTGAAGGCGGTAATAGCACTAGAAATGAGGAATCAGTggaaataaatgaagaaactaGCTCTGATGAAGGGTGGCAGGAAGCGAATCCGAAAACACGGACGGGGCATGGTAGTGGCAAGATGTTCAACCGAAGGCAACCAGGTCTTGCCAAGATCAATACAAACTTGGAATACTTTTTCCCCCGAGACAGCAGTTCCAGGAAAGAAGTTACTTCACAGGGACACAAAGTGGCACCTAAGATTGGTTTAGGTGAATTTTCTCCTGTAAAGCAACTAAAAGCTGCTAGCTTCAGTTCTTCTGAAAAGTCAACCAAACTCTCTGCTAAAATGACTGTTGCCGAAGTTTCTCGCACATCAAATATCACTGTTCCCTCTCGCCCTGCCTCCCTTGCTACCATGGCTTCCAAATCCTTATCATACAAAGAAGTAGCAGTGTCGCCACCAGGTACGGTTCTAAAGCCTTTATTGGAGAAAGTAGAAGAATTAAATGAGG
Above is a window of Nicotiana tabacum cultivar K326 chromosome 8, ASM71507v2, whole genome shotgun sequence DNA encoding:
- the LOC107816753 gene encoding protein REDUCED CHLOROPLAST COVERAGE 3, encoding MAPRSGRGKGNKAKTDKKKKEEKVIPSILDISIVTPYETEVVLKGISTDKILDVRKLLAANVETCHFTNYSLSHEVKGPKLNDKLDVAILKPCLLRMVEEDYTEESQAVDHVRRLLDIVACTTRFAKAKAGKSTTPSAAGAGTESRAKKHKAQRNASSRPASPSDGVPPLSPSASAAQEENEMVAIHPIPKLSDFYEFFSLSNLSPPILSLKRGDCNDAKTRRDGDYFELQIKICNGKTLQVVAAAKGFYTLGKPLMRSHCLVDLLQQLSQAFANAYESLMKAFTEHNKFGNLPYGFRANTWLVPPSVVDSASNFIPLPVEDESWGGNGGGQGRNGEHDHRSWATDFAVLANLPCKTEEERVVRDRKAFLLHNLFLDVSIFKAVSAIYKVMDSTSRGTSNCALGSVLSEDCIGDLSITVKRDFGDASLKEAKVIGSRDFNESAEDVAQRNLVKGVTADESVVIHDTSSLSMVSVRHCGYTAIVKVVGDIKVDKSLPQDIKIDDQPDGGANALNINSLRLLLNKPMTAGFSGGGQLPQSDLDDHANSMSLVHKIIKDGLSKLQGMDDKSKGSIRWELGSCWVQHLQKQETPSEDTVGNDGKAEPTVKGLGRQFKMLKKRETRPSNVSSMDDNEADDVTASTLNAESGSTELSNGTPKCETEWRRFVSQEAYLRFKESGMDLHLKSVDELVEMARKYYDEVAIPKLVTDFASLELSPVDGRTLTDFMHLRGLQMRSLGRVVELAEKLPHIQSLCIHEMVTRAFKHVLRAVIASIDNVANLSAAIASSLNFLFGSSTTEDSDENHILKMQWLREFLFERFSWRLKDEFQQLRKLSVLRGLCHKVGLELIPKDYDMESPYPFSKTDVISVAPLCKHVGCSSADGRTLLESSKVALDKGKLEDAVMYGTKALAKLIAVCGPYHRATASAYSLLAVVLYHTGDFNQATIYQQKALDINERELGLDHPDTMKSYGDLSVFYYRLQHIELALKYVNRALFLLHFTCGLSHPNTAATYINVAMMEEGMGNVHIALRYLHEALKCNQRLLGVDHIQTAASYHAIAIALSLMEAYSLSVQHEQTTLQILQAKLGAEDLRTQDAAAWLEYFESKALEQQEAARTGAPRLDATIASKGHLSVSDLLDYISPGQGSTTIEAQRKRRSKVLPVDDQSQKGQHDGRSSNPLDHDVTENPVTVVEVNKKEDNSERVATQELEGGNSTRNEESVEINEETSSDEGWQEANPKTRTGHGSGKMFNRRQPGLAKINTNLEYFFPRDSSSRKEVTSQGHKVAPKIGLGEFSPVKQLKAASFSSSEKSTKLSAKMTVAEVSRTSNITVPSRPASLATMASKSLSYKEVAVSPPGTVLKPLLEKVEELNEDKTDSQICVSPTETSEEDGKQSVTIEATPANDRDGQGIHEDEGQISGSESDKSSLEPEGVSCSSNEEKSLRSNGSKLSAAAEPFNPGAYHLTNMLISAALTNVYDVRANQGMLTEPVGFPSIAERVPCGPRSSLYHRTSHSRMKNGYVKYQSPVAEISSYDYPRIMNPHAPEFVPSKARPTSAATEDSRVAIDADSSTGLNNSVTIVSAEEKLDKKATIDVRNARSTKSRLHAEREELARQIQNSFIVKSKQNTSDGPSEFPVSTKKSEFVVTAAKASANDSAIKLHCGSEGKKELLTEANKYSGAKTVDVNKNKHEDGDGFLPVMKRRRNRRQFAQGINGLYSQQSVCA